One segment of Hemibagrus wyckioides isolate EC202008001 linkage group LG05, SWU_Hwy_1.0, whole genome shotgun sequence DNA contains the following:
- the cldn5a gene encoding claudin 5a, producing the protein MASAGLELLGLTLAVLGTLLEMIACGLPTWKVAAHIEANIVVSQTIWDGLWMSCAVQSTGQMQCKVHDSMLALSTDLQVARALTVVSSVLCVLALLAVIAGAQCTNCIRAELVKVRVVNFGGALYIVSAVLVLVPLCWMANKIIADFYNPNVPTSQKREMGAALYIGWAAAALLLLGGSVLCCSCPPQSAASAGYSVNYAATKRATSNGDYDKRNYV; encoded by the coding sequence ATGGCCTCGGCGGGTCTGGAGCTGCTCGGCCTGACGCTAGCTGTGCTCGGCACGCTGTTAGAGATGATTGCATGCGGTCTGCCAACGTGGAAGGTGGCGGCGCACATTGAGGCCAACATCGTGGTGTCGCAGACCATTTGGGACGGCCTGTGGATGTCTTGCGCTGTGCAGAGTACGGGCCAGATGCAGTGCAAGGTGCACGACTCGATGCTGGCGCTGAGCACCGACCTGCAGGTGGCGCGCGCACTCACCGTGGTCTCATCCGTGCTGTGTGTGCTGGCGCTGCTGGCCGTTATCGCCGGAGCGCAGTGTACCAACTGCATCCGTGCCGAGCTCGTGAAGGTGAGAGTGGTGAACTTCGGAGGAGCGCTGTACATCGTCAGCGCCGTGCTTGTGCTCGTGCCCCTCTGCTGGATGGCCAACAAAATCATTGCCGATTTTTACAACCCGAACGTGCCCACATCCCAAAAGCGCGAGATGGGCGCGGCGCTCTACATCGGCTGGGCGGCTGCGGCGCTCCTGCTGCTGGGTGGCTCTGTGCTCTGCTGCTCGTGTCCACCACAATCAGCGGCCAGTGCGGGTTACTCAGTCAACTACGCGGCCACAAAAAGAGCCACGAGCAACGGAGACTACGACAAGCGGAACTACGTTTAA